One window from the genome of Cryptococcus deuterogattii R265 chromosome 10, complete sequence encodes:
- a CDS encoding 2-dehydropantoate 2-reductase, which translates to MSKPSVLLFGLGGIGGIYASILQLSGKCDVHVVARSNYHKVRNQGFKIVSPKFGNHDGMRFAGVWKSTDEAAASGTKFSYVLCANKALLDAKPSLSDHLRPVVSPATSIVLLQNGVGAEVPLHESFPNNTIISAVVWTGGKTLPDNDGVEQFNREGLTIGVDYREGGDRKEEDEKLETLVGFLQAGGGDCTVTKDIQSERWVKVIWNCCWNTLTASTLLKTGPFFQSSDLALPLCYSIMNEVVAVAKAKGLTVPDGTTEKLIKQCTDVPYPGLPSSMMADVKAQRPTEVEVILGTPVREGIRLGVSVPTITTRVQPPLGSYSKLTISLRLYTLIKAIDYRNQNPGAANA; encoded by the exons ATGTCTAAGCCTAGCGTCCTTCTCTTCGGCCTCGGTGGTATTGGTGGCATCTACGCCTCCATTCTTCAGCTGTCCGGCAAGTGCGATGTGCATGTCGTTGCCAGAAGCAACTACCACAAGGTCAGAAATCAAGGATTCAAGATTGTCAGCCCCAAATTTGGAAACCACGATGGCATGAGGTTTGCCGGTG TGTGGAAGAGTACAGATGAGGCTGCTGCCAGCGGTACAAAGTTTTCCTATG TACTCTGTGCCAATAAGGCCTTGCTCGATGCCAAACCATCCCTCTCAGACCACCTCCGACCCGTCGTCTCCCCTGCCACATCAATTGTCCTCTTGCAGAACGGTGTCGGAGCTGAAGTTCCTCTCCACGAATCCTTCCCCAACAACACCATCATCTCCGCCGTCGTCTGGACGGGTGGTAAGACTCTTCCCGACAACGATGGCGTTGAACAGTTCAACCGCGAAGGTCTTACTATCGGCGTTGACTACCGAGAAGGCGGGGAtaggaaagaggaagacgagaagcTTGAGACTTTGGTGGGCTTCTTGCAGgccggtggtggtgattGTACTGTTACCAAGGATATCCAAAGCGAGAGATGGGTCAAGGTCATTTGGAACTGCTGCTGGAACACTCTCACCGCATCGACTCTGCTCAAGACTGgccctttcttccaatcctCTGACCTTgcacttcctctttgcTACTCCATAATGAACGAAGTAGTGGCCGTCGCGAAAGCTAAGGGACTTACCGTCCCTGATGGTACAACTGAGAAGCTCATCAAGCAATGTACCGACGTGCCATACCCTGGCTTGCCGTCTAGTATGATGGCTGATGTCAAAGCTCAACGACCCACTGAAGTTGAG GTTATTCTTGGTACCCCCGTGCGGGAAGGTATCCGTCTGGGTGTTTCCGTCCCTACCATCACAACGCGAGTACAGCCTCCACTAGGGTCTTATTCAAAGCTGACTATAAGTCTTAGGTTATATACTCTTATCAAAGCCATCGACTACAGAAACCAGAATCCTGGTGCGGCCAACGCATAA